Proteins encoded by one window of uncultured Ilyobacter sp.:
- a CDS encoding phosphoribosylanthranilate isomerase codes for MTEAKICGIKNQSDVDIVNEFKPDYIGLVFAKSKRQVTLEKAAELSKNLDGKIKKVGVFVDEDPEKVAEIAKACGLDILQFHGKESPEYCSSFEDYEVWKSFVGDENIFENIKKYDGCADAFLVDSSVPGSGKKFDWNNIKELSEIYKIILAGGLNPENVAEAVEKVKPQVVDVSSGVEGDNGKSREKVEKFIGEVRLHG; via the coding sequence ATGACTGAGGCAAAAATATGCGGCATAAAAAACCAATCAGATGTGGATATAGTAAATGAATTTAAACCAGATTATATAGGTCTTGTATTTGCAAAATCCAAGAGACAGGTTACCCTTGAAAAGGCTGCTGAACTTTCTAAAAATCTAGATGGGAAAATAAAAAAAGTAGGGGTATTTGTAGATGAAGACCCCGAAAAAGTGGCTGAGATAGCCAAGGCCTGTGGACTTGACATATTGCAGTTTCATGGTAAGGAATCACCGGAATACTGCAGTAGTTTTGAAGATTATGAGGTATGGAAAAGTTTTGTAGGAGATGAAAATATATTTGAAAATATAAAAAAATATGACGGATGTGCAGACGCCTTTCTAGTTGATTCCAGTGTCCCAGGAAGCGGTAAGAAATTTGACTGGAATAATATAAAAGAGTTGTCAGAAATTTATAAGATAATTCTAGCAGGGGGACTGAATCCTGAAAATGTTGCCGAAGCTGTGGAAAAAGTAAAGCCACAGGTTGTGGATGTGAGCTCCGGTGTAGAGGGAGATAATGGGAAATCCAGAGAAAAAGTGGAAAAATTTATAGGGGAGGTAAGATTACATGGATAG
- the aroC gene encoding chorismate synthase — translation MNSFGRMFRVSIYGESHGKGVGVLIDGSPAGIPVDKEDFMEDLARRKAGGAGSTKRIESDEPVIISGICDGHTTGAPINIHFVNGDTRSKDYSLFRRMPRPGHSDFVAMKKYNGNNDIRGGGHFSGRLTLALVAAGVIAKKILQGSKLSAKLVQVGKTDVKNASEKEIDNILTHVQESGDSIGGIVEFTGVDLPVGLGEPFFGSVESHISSMVFSVPAVKGIEFGAGFEGVKLKGSQYNDSIIDASGKTATNNNGGINGGITNGNPVVFRAVIKPTPSIYLPQETFNFEEGKMDTLQIHGRHDACIAKRATVVVENAAAIALADLFLINKSSQI, via the coding sequence ATGAATAGTTTCGGTAGAATGTTTAGGGTATCCATATACGGAGAGTCCCACGGAAAGGGAGTAGGTGTCCTTATCGATGGCTCTCCTGCTGGTATTCCTGTAGATAAAGAGGACTTCATGGAAGATTTAGCTAGAAGAAAAGCAGGGGGAGCAGGTAGTACCAAAAGAATAGAGAGTGACGAGCCGGTAATAATTTCAGGTATATGCGACGGGCATACAACAGGAGCCCCTATAAATATCCATTTTGTAAACGGAGACACCAGATCAAAGGATTACAGTCTTTTTAGGAGGATGCCAAGACCTGGCCACTCTGATTTTGTGGCAATGAAAAAGTACAATGGCAACAACGATATTAGGGGAGGAGGACACTTTTCTGGGAGGCTCACCCTTGCCCTTGTGGCAGCAGGAGTAATTGCCAAAAAAATACTCCAAGGTTCTAAACTCAGTGCAAAGTTGGTACAGGTAGGGAAAACTGATGTGAAAAATGCATCTGAAAAGGAAATAGACAATATCCTCACACATGTCCAGGAAAGCGGAGACTCTATAGGGGGAATAGTTGAATTTACCGGAGTTGACCTTCCTGTAGGTTTAGGAGAACCTTTCTTCGGCTCTGTAGAGTCCCATATTTCGTCTATGGTTTTCTCTGTTCCTGCTGTAAAAGGAATAGAATTCGGTGCAGGTTTTGAAGGGGTAAAGCTAAAAGGAAGCCAGTATAATGATTCTATAATAGATGCCAGCGGAAAGACGGCGACAAACAACAATGGCGGGATAAACGGAGGGATAACCAACGGAAATCCTGTAGTATTTAGGGCGGTTATAAAACCGACTCCTAGTATCTATCTTCCCCAGGAAACTTTTAATTTTGAAGAGGGAAAGATGGACACCTTGCAGATACACGGACGGCATGATGCTTGTATAGCAAAGAGAGCAACTGTGGTGGTAGAAAATGCAGCGGCCATAGCATTGGCAGATTTATTTCTTATCAATAAGAGCAGTCAAATATAG
- the trpC gene encoding indole-3-glycerol phosphate synthase TrpC gives MILDEIVKSKKEYLKKISLDKNKLAGIAKNMDTPPSFYEAMKKSGLSIIGEVKKASPSKGVIKEMFDHKAIAAVYDTCVDAVSVLTEVDYFKGNPQYLKEVSEIIKLPTLCKDFIIDEVQIYEARTLGASAVLLIVSILDDETLKKFIGIARDLKMEPLVEAHSDEEVKRALKAGAKIIGINNRDLKTFNVDLNNCIELSKNIPEDVLVIGESGISRKEDVKKLKNGKISGVLIGEAFMRSESIEELARELKEEFND, from the coding sequence ATGATATTAGATGAAATAGTAAAGTCTAAAAAAGAATATCTAAAGAAAATCTCCCTTGATAAAAATAAACTGGCTGGGATAGCCAAAAATATGGATACTCCTCCAAGTTTTTACGAGGCCATGAAAAAAAGCGGTCTCTCTATAATAGGCGAGGTAAAAAAGGCCTCTCCCTCGAAAGGTGTAATAAAGGAGATGTTTGATCATAAGGCAATAGCGGCAGTATACGACACTTGTGTAGATGCGGTGTCAGTCCTCACAGAAGTTGACTATTTCAAGGGAAATCCCCAGTACCTTAAGGAGGTCTCGGAAATCATAAAACTTCCTACTCTCTGTAAAGACTTCATAATCGATGAAGTCCAGATATATGAGGCCAGAACCTTAGGAGCCTCTGCAGTCCTTCTAATTGTCAGTATTTTAGATGATGAGACCTTAAAGAAATTCATCGGCATAGCAAGAGATCTCAAAATGGAACCTCTTGTAGAAGCCCATAGTGATGAAGAAGTAAAAAGGGCTCTAAAGGCAGGAGCTAAAATAATAGGTATAAACAACAGGGACCTGAAGACCTTTAATGTGGATTTAAACAACTGCATCGAGCTTTCTAAAAATATCCCGGAAGATGTGCTGGTAATAGGTGAGAGCGGGATAAGCAGGAAAGAAGATGTGAAAAAACTGAAAAACGGAAAAATAAGTGGTGTCCTTATAGGGGAAGCCTTTATGAGATCTGAAAGTATAGAAGAGCTGGCCCGGGAATTAAAGGAGGAATTTAATGACTGA
- a CDS encoding anthranilate synthase component I family protein — MRKKVFFRGITKEITTNDLYLKLSNGERGILFESDEKDTGFTFIGGGPKRVFEDRVNEYVIDGVSYKKNKRFLEIIKEALNGIEVESAPKPYVGGAYGNIAYDIIRDYEKLPMENPYDPTVGESVMMIFEKGAVINHDTGEMYFTAIAESEKEGEELLDELEKRLENNIEIKVLNRDCEEIKGNTTQEGFEDIVRKAKDYIVQGDIFQVVLSQRFRVTSSKHPFEIYKRLKEINPSPYMFFLDYGTHQVMGSSPERLVSLQEGIIKTVPIAGTRPRGKDEKEDQQFALDLMADDKEKAEHVMLVDLARNDIGKVSEIGTVKVTEYMEVKKYSHVMHIVSLVEGEIKKGEDAFSVIASVLPAGTLSGAPKIRAMEIIEEFEKERRGFYGGAVGYINFNGDMDTCITIRSLMHKNGEYIYQAGAGIVLDSVPASEYMECRNKGAAITKIFRGE; from the coding sequence ATGAGGAAAAAAGTTTTTTTCAGGGGAATAACAAAGGAGATTACAACTAACGATCTGTATCTCAAGCTGTCAAATGGCGAGAGGGGGATACTTTTCGAAAGTGATGAAAAGGATACCGGCTTTACCTTTATAGGAGGCGGTCCTAAAAGGGTATTTGAGGACAGAGTCAATGAGTATGTTATAGACGGGGTATCTTATAAAAAGAATAAAAGGTTTCTAGAGATAATCAAAGAGGCGTTGAACGGTATAGAGGTAGAGAGCGCTCCTAAACCCTATGTAGGTGGAGCCTATGGAAACATAGCCTATGATATCATAAGAGATTATGAGAAGCTTCCTATGGAAAATCCATATGATCCTACGGTAGGTGAAAGTGTAATGATGATCTTTGAAAAGGGTGCAGTGATCAATCATGACACAGGGGAGATGTATTTTACTGCAATAGCAGAAAGTGAGAAAGAGGGAGAAGAACTTCTCGATGAATTAGAAAAAAGATTAGAGAACAATATAGAAATCAAAGTCCTTAACAGGGACTGTGAAGAGATAAAAGGGAACACGACTCAAGAGGGGTTTGAAGATATAGTCAGAAAAGCAAAGGATTATATAGTTCAGGGAGATATTTTTCAGGTGGTATTGTCTCAGAGATTTAGGGTTACCAGCAGTAAACATCCCTTCGAAATTTATAAAAGGTTGAAAGAGATAAATCCATCTCCATACATGTTTTTCTTAGATTATGGGACTCACCAGGTTATGGGAAGTTCTCCAGAAAGACTTGTAAGCCTACAAGAGGGAATAATAAAAACAGTTCCCATTGCAGGGACAAGACCTAGAGGAAAAGATGAGAAAGAAGACCAGCAATTTGCTCTAGACCTCATGGCAGATGATAAAGAAAAGGCAGAACACGTAATGCTCGTAGACCTTGCCAGAAACGATATAGGAAAAGTATCTGAAATAGGTACTGTAAAAGTTACAGAATATATGGAGGTTAAAAAGTATTCTCATGTAATGCATATAGTATCTCTTGTAGAGGGAGAGATAAAAAAAGGGGAAGATGCTTTTTCGGTAATAGCCTCGGTACTTCCTGCAGGGACTCTTTCAGGAGCTCCAAAGATCAGGGCCATGGAAATAATCGAAGAGTTTGAAAAAGAAAGAAGAGGATTTTATGGTGGAGCGGTAGGTTATATAAACTTTAACGGGGATATGGATACCTGCATCACAATAAGATCGCTTATGCATAAGAATGGGGAATATATATATCAGGCTGGAGCAGGTATAGTGCTTGATTCTGTACCGGCAAGTGAGTATATGGAGTGTAGAAATAAAGGGGCTGCCATAACTAAGATTTTTAGGGGGGAATAA
- a CDS encoding shikimate kinase, with protein MNNNIFLIGFMGSGKSTVGHILSEKLGYSFVDTDSIVEKDWQMSISTMFEEQGENYFREREYKALKKVIESKNQVVSTGGGIVTYEKSRELLEGQEVYYIDVDSETVYQRLKSDNTRPLLKNCSFEKMSDLLSFRKTIYENTCTRKIDGKKEPKKVAEDIIFNMSLIHDKP; from the coding sequence ATGAATAATAATATTTTTTTAATAGGTTTTATGGGATCTGGGAAAAGCACCGTTGGTCATATTCTCTCGGAAAAATTGGGGTATTCCTTTGTGGACACTGATAGTATAGTGGAAAAAGACTGGCAAATGTCCATCTCTACCATGTTTGAAGAACAAGGGGAAAATTATTTTAGGGAGAGAGAGTATAAAGCCCTGAAAAAAGTTATAGAAAGTAAAAATCAGGTTGTTTCTACCGGGGGCGGTATAGTTACATATGAAAAAAGCAGAGAACTTTTAGAGGGACAGGAGGTATATTATATCGATGTGGATTCTGAAACTGTGTATCAGAGGCTAAAATCTGACAACACAAGACCCCTTCTGAAAAACTGTTCTTTTGAAAAAATGTCTGACTTGTTGTCTTTTAGGAAGACTATCTATGAAAATACCTGTACCAGAAAAATTGACGGGAAAAAAGAGCCAAAAAAGGTGGCAGAGGATATAATTTTTAACATGAGTTTGATTCATGACAAACCTTGA
- the trpD gene encoding anthranilate phosphoribosyltransferase, with product MNDVYRKLLDGNNLSSKEMYGLMEDIFDGKLSEVQTASILTALKIKGETSQEILGGATFMRDRAVVFENNLDSFDPVGTGGDGIHSINISTGTAFIAAAAGIRVIKHGNRSVSSKSGSADVLQSLGMDLTTNKEKMKKALEETGMSFLFAPVYHHSMKEVAGVRKAMGVRTIFNILGPLANPGKANHMLLGVYDKKLMDNMADALIKMGCKRALIVHGMEDGADEISITGKTRVVEVENGRIKEYEIFPENFGLKRATLEDIKGGDPEENRQLLIDALSGRERGAKRDVLLLNAGAALFINGKTENITEGVKLAGKLIDEGLVMETVNNFIERVK from the coding sequence ATGAACGATGTATACAGAAAATTATTAGATGGAAATAATCTTAGTTCAAAAGAGATGTACGGGTTGATGGAGGATATCTTTGACGGTAAACTATCTGAGGTACAGACAGCCTCTATACTCACTGCCCTCAAAATAAAGGGAGAGACTTCCCAGGAGATACTGGGAGGAGCCACCTTTATGAGAGACAGGGCGGTAGTCTTTGAAAATAATTTAGACTCCTTTGATCCTGTAGGTACCGGAGGAGACGGGATACACAGTATAAATATCTCCACTGGAACGGCTTTTATAGCTGCAGCAGCGGGAATAAGAGTGATAAAACACGGAAACAGATCGGTATCAAGCAAGTCCGGAAGTGCTGATGTCCTCCAAAGTCTGGGAATGGATCTGACCACAAATAAAGAAAAGATGAAAAAAGCCCTGGAAGAGACGGGAATGTCCTTTCTCTTTGCACCTGTATATCACCACAGCATGAAAGAGGTGGCAGGTGTGAGAAAAGCAATGGGTGTGAGGACAATATTTAATATTCTAGGACCTCTGGCCAATCCAGGTAAGGCCAATCACATGCTCCTAGGAGTATATGACAAAAAACTCATGGATAATATGGCAGATGCCCTTATAAAGATGGGATGTAAGAGAGCCCTTATAGTCCATGGAATGGAAGACGGGGCCGACGAAATCTCCATTACAGGAAAAACAAGAGTGGTAGAAGTGGAAAACGGAAGAATAAAAGAGTATGAAATATTCCCGGAAAACTTCGGACTGAAAAGAGCTACTCTTGAGGATATAAAAGGTGGAGATCCTGAAGAGAACAGACAGCTTCTCATAGATGCCCTTTCAGGTAGAGAGAGAGGAGCTAAAAGAGATGTTTTACTTTTAAATGCTGGAGCGGCACTTTTTATCAACGGGAAGACAGAAAATATAACCGAAGGTGTAAAACTGGCTGGAAAGCTTATAGATGAAGGCCTTGTAATGGAAACAGTGAACAACTTTATAGAGAGGGTGAAATAG
- a CDS encoding aminodeoxychorismate/anthranilate synthase component II, with product MILLIDNYDSFTYNLYHLIGELHRDIKVVRNDKITIEEIRELNPDVIVLSPGPKAPKDAGICLEVVKKLYKEYPILGICLGHQTIGEAFGGDVVIANKAVHGKVSYIKHTGKSIFKGLEQDVQIARYHSLIVKKETMPEELEILAETDDGEVMAVKHRDYPIVGLQFHPESINTPAGKEMMKNFLEEVM from the coding sequence ATGATACTTTTGATAGACAATTATGATTCATTTACCTACAACTTATATCACCTTATAGGGGAGCTTCACAGGGATATAAAAGTAGTGAGAAATGACAAGATAACAATAGAAGAGATAAGAGAATTGAACCCAGATGTAATAGTATTGTCACCTGGACCAAAGGCCCCTAAAGATGCAGGTATATGCCTAGAGGTGGTAAAAAAACTGTATAAGGAATATCCTATCCTTGGAATATGTCTAGGGCACCAGACTATAGGTGAGGCCTTTGGAGGAGATGTGGTTATCGCCAATAAAGCTGTCCACGGAAAAGTTTCTTATATAAAGCATACAGGGAAAAGTATATTTAAGGGGCTAGAGCAGGATGTCCAGATAGCAAGATATCATTCTCTCATAGTGAAGAAAGAGACTATGCCTGAGGAACTGGAGATACTGGCGGAAACAGATGACGGAGAAGTCATGGCTGTAAAACACAGGGACTATCCTATTGTGGGTTTACAGTTTCATCCAGAATCTATAAATACTCCTGCTGGTAAAGAGATGATGAAAAACTTTTTGGAAGAGGTGATGTAA
- a CDS encoding aminotransferase class I/II-fold pyridoxal phosphate-dependent enzyme, which yields MKSLLTENSKDKMVEDTVFKVVAEAMNAAKIHGDKVVNATLGSLSDEEGNLVTMKSVWDEYKDIDVKELASYSASFRGEADFIEAVEKWVFQGVKKDFSTGIVATPGGSGAVSTTLKNYLGRGETLLLPEIGWGPYWLMAKEFGFDIEEYSLFDGDAFDMQSFMTRCEAIMEKQGRVLAVINDPCHNPTGYSLTSEEWKNLIDFMDELSKKGPVVLLDDIAYMDFSNNRETISKAMEELNGRNENFLVIFAFSISKTLTAYGLRVGAQVAASSSQEVIDDFIRANEISARAVWSNIPKGGMKLFARLILDEDKKEALTRERNFYIDLLKDRSDIFMKEAEEVGLPVYPYREGFFVTIKVEDSERQKEIQRKLKEKLIYTILVNKGIRVAVCSLPKRKIKGLAGRIKEAF from the coding sequence ATGAAAAGTCTCCTGACAGAAAATTCAAAAGATAAAATGGTAGAAGATACTGTATTTAAAGTAGTAGCAGAGGCTATGAATGCAGCGAAAATCCACGGGGACAAGGTTGTAAATGCTACTCTCGGTTCCCTCTCAGATGAAGAGGGAAACCTTGTTACAATGAAAAGCGTCTGGGACGAGTATAAGGACATAGATGTAAAGGAACTGGCTTCTTATTCAGCCTCCTTTAGAGGGGAGGCTGATTTTATAGAAGCCGTAGAAAAATGGGTGTTTCAGGGAGTAAAAAAGGACTTTTCAACTGGAATTGTAGCTACACCTGGTGGAAGTGGGGCAGTGAGTACAACCCTTAAAAATTATCTTGGGAGAGGAGAAACATTACTTTTACCAGAGATAGGATGGGGACCTTACTGGCTCATGGCCAAGGAGTTCGGGTTTGATATAGAGGAATACTCTCTCTTTGATGGAGATGCCTTTGATATGCAATCCTTCATGACGAGATGTGAAGCTATAATGGAAAAGCAGGGAAGGGTATTAGCTGTAATAAATGATCCCTGTCATAATCCTACGGGTTACTCCCTCACATCAGAGGAATGGAAAAATTTAATAGATTTCATGGATGAACTGAGTAAAAAAGGCCCTGTAGTCCTTCTTGACGACATTGCCTATATGGATTTTTCAAATAATAGAGAAACAATCTCAAAGGCGATGGAAGAACTAAACGGCAGAAATGAAAATTTTCTGGTTATTTTTGCTTTTAGTATCTCAAAGACTCTCACAGCCTACGGTTTGAGGGTAGGTGCACAGGTAGCAGCCTCTTCGTCTCAAGAGGTCATAGATGACTTTATAAGGGCAAATGAAATAAGTGCCAGGGCGGTATGGTCAAATATACCTAAGGGTGGAATGAAACTCTTTGCCAGGCTGATACTAGATGAAGACAAAAAAGAAGCTTTGACAAGGGAGAGAAACTTTTACATAGACCTTTTAAAAGACAGGTCAGATATTTTTATGAAGGAAGCAGAAGAGGTAGGTCTTCCTGTCTACCCCTATAGAGAGGGATTCTTTGTGACAATTAAAGTAGAAGACAGTGAGAGACAAAAAGAGATTCAAAGAAAGCTAAAAGAAAAGCTAATATATACAATCCTAGTTAATAAAGGCATAAGGGTGGCAGTTTGTTCCCTTCCTAAGAGAAAGATAAAGGGACTTGCAGGAAGAATAAAGGAGGCATTTTAG
- the trpB gene encoding tryptophan synthase subunit beta has product MDRKFGDFGGQYVPETLMKPLENLEKAYLKYKNDDEFNRELNYYLKDYVGRETPLYHAASLTEHVGGAKIYLKREDLNHTGAHKINNVMGQLLLAKRMGKTKVIAETGAGQHGVATATGAALLGMECEVFMGEEDIVRQEMNVFRMRLLGATVNSVTSGTGTLKDATNEAIRQWVARIDDTFYVIGSVVGPHPYPTMVRDFQRIIGDETKKQIMEKEGRLPDAIVAAIGGGSNAMGIFYPFVNNKEVRLIGVEAAGEGIDTDKHALAMLKGSRGVIHGMKTYLLQDDMGNITPAHSISAGLDYPGVGPEHAFLYDSKRAEYAPIDDKEALGGFKLLCEVEGIIPALESAHAVAHAVKVAKEMSKDEILVINLSGRGDKDINTVLEVYQKGDL; this is encoded by the coding sequence ATGGATAGAAAATTTGGTGATTTTGGAGGGCAGTATGTGCCGGAGACTTTGATGAAGCCTCTTGAAAATTTGGAAAAAGCATACTTGAAATATAAAAATGATGATGAATTCAACAGAGAACTGAATTATTATCTGAAAGATTATGTGGGAAGAGAAACACCTCTATACCATGCAGCTTCTCTCACAGAGCATGTAGGAGGAGCAAAAATATACCTGAAAAGAGAAGACCTAAACCACACTGGGGCTCACAAGATAAACAACGTGATGGGGCAGCTCCTACTTGCCAAGAGAATGGGGAAGACAAAGGTCATCGCAGAAACAGGAGCAGGACAGCACGGAGTGGCCACTGCCACAGGGGCCGCACTTTTGGGAATGGAGTGCGAAGTATTTATGGGAGAAGAGGACATCGTAAGACAGGAGATGAACGTCTTTAGAATGAGACTTTTAGGAGCTACTGTAAACTCTGTGACATCGGGAACAGGAACTCTGAAAGACGCTACAAATGAGGCTATCAGACAGTGGGTTGCCAGAATAGATGATACATTCTATGTGATCGGTTCAGTTGTAGGTCCTCATCCATATCCTACAATGGTAAGGGATTTTCAGAGAATAATAGGAGATGAGACAAAGAAGCAGATAATGGAAAAAGAGGGGAGACTTCCTGATGCTATAGTAGCTGCTATAGGGGGAGGATCAAATGCCATGGGTATATTCTATCCTTTTGTCAATAACAAGGAGGTTAGGCTCATCGGTGTAGAGGCTGCTGGGGAAGGAATTGATACAGACAAGCATGCCCTTGCAATGCTCAAGGGAAGCAGGGGAGTCATTCATGGAATGAAGACCTATCTTCTACAAGATGATATGGGGAATATCACACCGGCACATTCTATATCTGCTGGTCTAGATTATCCTGGTGTAGGACCTGAACATGCCTTTCTCTATGATAGCAAAAGAGCAGAGTACGCGCCTATAGATGATAAAGAGGCCCTAGGCGGTTTCAAGCTTCTCTGTGAAGTAGAGGGAATTATTCCAGCATTAGAAAGTGCCCATGCAGTGGCTCATGCAGTAAAAGTAGCAAAAGAGATGTCAAAGGATGAGATTTTGGTAATAAATCTATCTGGGCGTGGAGATAAAGATATAAACACAGTATTAGAAGTATATCAAAAGGGGGATCTGTAA